In Colletotrichum destructivum chromosome 1, complete sequence, the sequence AACCTCGACGATCTTGATttcggcgacgacggcatctgGAACACCTTGGCGCGGGTGGTTGGCAGACGCGGTCTCGTCGCCTGGCGGGTGACGAAGAGCTGCAAATGAAGGCCGGGGCACAGACCAGAAAAAAGTAATGATTGAAAAGAATTTGAACGTTTGATGACAAACCCCTCTCCGATCTGAAGCTGGAGTGAAATTGGTATCGTACATGTACCCCCCACAGCCTGAACCGTATCCCAAAGACGCCGAGAGCGCCGTTTTGTCGTCGCCCGTTTTGATCCCACTACAGTCCATTCCGGGGTTGTTCTTGGTTTTTCTCTCTTGCTTTTTTCTCTGAGACGCAGAGGTTCGTTAGTCGTCCCGTTTCATAGGCTACTCCCCATATCTTGATCAGCAGCGGGACTCTCCAGCGCGAACCCGAGCGCCCCATGACGCCACTACTCTTCTCCCTGACACACGCTTCCCACCGCCAGTACCCTTCATCATCTTGCCGGCCATTTCTCTTCCAGATCCAACCGTTCTTTGACGTCTGACAGCGGTGCGCGGAGAGCCCTACGCCGACTCCGCGGCCGtcttgtcgacgtcgacggcgaagagccAGTTCCCCGACACGTTCATCTCCCCGAGCCGGCTCTTCATCCAGCAGAGGTGGCTGCCGTAGTAGTCGCCccagccggcgccgacgcaggtggcctcggcggcgcacAGGTCGATGcaggcggccatggtggtgGCGTTGGCCGAGGTGAggtcgatggcgccgtccTGCGAGTTGAAGTCGTGGCCGCAGAGGAGCCGGAAGTGGCGGGCGGGAGCGTCCTGCGCCGAGAAGGTTGAGTTGTCTGAGGCCGGGCAGGTTATCGTTGCCGTTTTTGTTGATTCTGGGGTTGTTTTAGAGCCGCTGGGGGGGCCGTGTCAGTATTAGAAGAGCTACTCCGGCGTGTGGTGGGTGGAGTGGTGTGAGATAGGTAGGTTGAGAGACACAACggagaggggagaaggggtGAGACTTACGATGACGAGCCGCCGCTCTGCGACCGCTTCCCGAACGCCAGAcccacgccgacgccgacggcgatggccgcgacggcgaagacTATCGCGACGCCCATGATGATGTAGCACAGCCTCCGGCGCACGCCGCACAGCTTCCgtcggccgtcggcgcccatcGCCTTCGGCtccggcgacgtcggcggcgggtggtGATAGCCCGGCGGATGGTGCTGGCCGTATGCCGCCGCGGTCGTCGTGGAAACGGATGACGAGGgcgcgacctcgaggcccggGTTCTGCTTGTGGTAGTAGTTGCGCCACGAGAGcgggtcgtcggcgacctgcggcgtcgagacggtcttggcgtcgacgtggACGTAGGgcgcgacctcggcgagagCGAAGTCCTCACGGTTCCAGGGGCCCGGGtgggcgacctcgaggcccgAGTCgtactgctgctggtgttgctgctgctggtggtgcgCCATGTTGAGATActtctccccttccttcaTGATGTCTTTTGGTTGGTTGGAGAGGGGGAAGCGGCGAGCAGGAGACTCGCTCGCCGTGCTTCAGGATTTTGATTTCGGGTCTTTCTTGTTTTCGTCTCTGATTCTTATAATCTTGCTATCTTCTGCCCTTTTCCTCTCCCCGTTGGCGCACACCCCTCTCGTTCGGATTAGTTGTAGGTATTCCGAGGTAGACCGGAAGGCAGCCgttccaccccctcccttttcctttccttcccttttcttttcttttctttttgaTGGAGACGGTGCCGGCTCGCCAAGATTTGTAGTTCAGATATGGGCGTGGGGGGTGGTGACCTTTCTTATTTTCGCGGAGATGGGCGATGGTGCTTTACCACGACGACCAAGCGGTGACCATCAAATGGGACGAAGGAAACAAAAGACTAGTCAACGCCGTGACGAGGAAGGGAAGATAGAAGAGGAGATGAAGAAACCAGAAGAGCAAAGAGGGCCCGATGGGAAAGAGACCCCTTCCCTCTCGGGGATGGCGCTTGCGCAAGGATAAAGTAGAAAACGTcaggaaagagagagagagaagcggCGCCAATAAAACCACCAACAGGGCTAGCTGACCAGGTTGGTAGCTAGGTTGGCCCTCGCGTGTTCCTTCAATACAACCCTCCCCTTCTGGCAGGTTTTCCTCTCTCCAGCTTCCCTAAAGAGGATCAGGAGTAACGGGAactgctgcctccgccgggAGTTACCTATGTAGGTTggtgtaggtaggtaggtaccctGGGTAGATATCCCAGGAATAAAAGTGGCAAAAGGATACAACGGCGAGTTTGTGGCACTCTCGCTAAATGCTGCTGTTCCGTTCCACCAGGCAGAAGTTTGGTTTGAGCGGGAATGTATGCAGCCCTCCTCCTTTTGTCCCTCCTCTATTATAAGCATCTTTGCTGCCCGAGACATGCGGTTCCGCCCCTTCGCCCCGAAGTAGGTTCCTGTATGGTAGGGCAGGATGCAACCGCATCGCGGGCGACGGATCAGGACGCGAGACGGACGACTCTTAGCGTAACCCCCATTTGAGCGCCTATTCGTCTCACCACCTCCCGCGCCTACGACCAGCTCTCACACGCCACGGGTCCCTCCCTAATGTAAGTTTAAGTCACCCTCAATGGTCTCCGGTTCAGTGCGAGGGGGCGTCCCGGCTCGAAATCAACATCGAGCACGCCGGTTGTACCTCTCGAGAGATTCACGGAGAGGGGGGATGGCGGCATGCAGCACATCTCGCAGTGtcccggggggaggggggccaaACCCGGCGTCGTCTTGGAAATgggggcggcagcatcgTGCAGCCCTGGGAAAAAAAGATGCCAATATTGGCAATAGGGACCGGGGGAGGAGCAGCCAATCAGACGACTCAATGGCGTATACGTTTCGATGGGTTGAATGAGCTTGATTTATTTAGGTGCAGCCCTGCTGCACGTTGGCATGCaaagacgagagagagaggaagggggcgCAAAAGTCGAGACCTTCGTGGCACCAAGGGGCAGAGGGTGTGTGTGATCATGCAGGTCTAAGGCAGTGGAACATGTTAGCTGGCTAGATGGCTCGACTCTCGGCTGCGGCAAGGACGGTGTATTTAATGTATTTATAGGATCGTTACCCGTTGTGGAAGACCACGGCTTCTGAGCCTGGTTGTAGTAGACACAGGGAAAAGGTAGCAAGCACCGGCTTGCTCTCCCTCCTTTACACGTCGTGGTGATGGCTGGGCGGTCGACTGCCTGCTTGCCTgcttgcctgcctgtctgcGGGATTCCAAATGCCGTTCCTCAAGGTCGTATCCAGACACCCACAATAACCCCCTTAGATTGACATATCGACCATCAGCCCCATGCCCGGTAAGCTGTCGGGTGGTAGTGAGATCGACCTCTTCGTCAGCCCTAGCGAAGGTTAAccaaagaagaaggaaaaccGAGGTCCAGCCAACGTTCCAGGCGACCCATTCGTTTCCCCTGCCCGTCGCACACGTTCTGGGTGGTTTGGCTGGACCAATTGCGAACGTGGCATCATGGGCtacggcggcaaggttgtGGAAATCTTGACAACTCTCGACTCGACCATGGATCACAAAGCAATAGCTCGAGGGGTGCGCGGCATTACGGAGGAGAAACCCATGCTCGCCCGCGAACCCGTCTCATCAGATGCAGTAGAACTTCAAGTCACGCAAAGGTCTCGCCATTGTCCGAAAGACACAAGTCATAATAGAGAGTTCAATTAAAACTCTACCAAGAGCTGCGCCGGGCACTGGATCGTCAAATGCCCGGGATGGCCCGAGATGCTCATTGTTTGATCACAACAAACTGCCGGTACTGCTCCCCCGGCCCCTCTCAACCGGGTCACTTCTTTTCCCTTGGCTCATGGAGAGATACCGCCCAGCTCTTCATACTGGCATTGATTCTCATCGAACCTGTcggggaagaaagaaagctTCTGCCCGATATCAAACGGAACCTGACGAGCCCGCGCATAGTCAAGATCGCACGCTCAAAAGTGGTCGGTGCGATTGTCCGCTCGCCGATGTCTGTTGGGGCGAATAATGTGACGGCCCAACCtaccgacgacggcatctaTCGCCCCTGGGTCGGCGAACCCAAGTCTGCCGCCGGGCTGCTAGCCCCAACGGTGTCCCTCACGCTCAGCCTCCATTCTGCGCAtcctctcctcttcgtcatccaTGCTGATGGCCTCGCTGCGCCGTCCCTTTCGCCGACTGCGCtttccatcatcgccgccgccgccgccgccaccgccgccgccaccgctgACGTCGTCTCTGCTGCGCTTGACGCCCGCCAGTCCCGCCAGCCCGGCCATGCGCTGCGTCTCCTTGAGCAGCCGCTCGCGGTCCCTGGCCTCGCGCTCAAGGGCGTGAGCGTCCTTGGTGGGGACGCCGCCCGCGGATTTGCTGTTGATCGAAGCCTGGGAGTCCCGTCTTCCCGCATCTTGCCGGTCGGATGATCGGCCAGGCTTCGAGCCCGCTCCTCTGATCTCGAGCCCCGATGTGCTGCCTCGCGGGCCGGTGGGCGGGTTGAAGTCTTTCTCGACCGACGTGGGCGGCTCGGCCGAGTGCTTGCGGCTACTGCGATGACGATGCTCTCGATCCCTGTGCTTATCGCGCTTCCGGTCCTTCTCACGTTCGCGGTCCTTGCGGTCGCGGTCACGGTCACGGTCACGATCACGGTCACGGTCGTACTCTCGGTCGCGGTCGCGATCTCTGTCCCGATGTGAGCGGTGGCTGGACTTTCTGTGATAGTCGTCATAGTCCTCATCTCGGTACTTGTCCTTCTCCCGGTCGCGCCGTTTCTCGTCGCGGTCTCTGCGGCTCCGGTGGCTGGATCTCTTAGAATCGCTGGGCGACGCGGACCTCGACCTCTCCTCATGACCGTCATCTTTGGACCGGGACTTTacttcatcttcgtcgttgtATGAGGTGTGCTTTCTGCTCTTATGCTTCCTGCGACGGTGCTCATCGTCTCGGTCGTCGATGGATCGTGACTCGGAGCGTCTGCGCCGACGGGTCCGGTGTCGGTCGCCACGGTCGCCGCGGTCGCTCTTGCGCTCTCGGCTCTGATCCCTGCTGCGCGATGGGGAGCGTGAGTGGTCCCGTTCTCGCCCCGCGTAGTCCCTTTCTGACCTGACATCCGGTTCCCTCTCGCGCTCTCGACTCGCGTCCCGACGGCGGCTCTTGTCCTGGTCCTTGATGGGCGCGGAAGAGTTACTTCGCGATCGTTGCTGTTCCACGGTAGGGCTCtgcacgccgtcgaccgaCGTCTGCCGACCGCCTTCGTCCGGGATGACGTATCCTCGCGCCCGCAATGTGTGCAGGCTGGTGTTCGGCAGGCCCTGGCGCATGGCCTTGGGACCCGTCGGGGCATTTATAGGAACATCAGGCGCTGCAGGTGCAAATCCCAGATTCTGGTTTGGAAATCCCGACGGCCCGTAGCCTCCAGGCATGCCATTCCCGTTGTACGCGGCGTAGTCACCGGAATCCTGTGCCATGTGTAATCCGTTCTCAGCCTTCCCATGCTCTGATGCATCACGAGGGCCCTGTTCGTtcccgtcctcgtcaacgggCTTGGGACCTTGACCACCCTCTCCGTTATTGTCGTTGTTGCCAACTCCCGCATTGGAGGTTGCGTCTTGGTCGTCCTTGCGCTCGCGGCCAAACTCGTCCACGTTGGCGGTTGCTCGACTTCCCTCATCGGACCCCTGGCCGTGCGTGTTGGGTCCAaactgctgttgctgttgcatGTGGCCTTGGTCCCCGTAGCCGCCATACTGTTGGTATCCGCCTCGACCGTAGCCACCGCCGTAAAAgccgcgtcctcgtccacgtcCACGGTTACCGTAGTTGTTGCGGCGGTAATCATTGAATTGATGACCGTAATTACCTTGATTGTACCCTGACTGGAATCCTGAGTTATAGTTGCCAAAGTCACCAGATCCCATGCCAGCAGCATTAGCAGAATTGAAATTATCTTGGCCGAAATTCCATGACTGTTGCCCGTTCCAGTTATTGGAGCCTGAGCCGAAACCACCGCCGAAGCCTCCCATGCCCATGCCTTGAGGACCATAGCCGCCGTTCATGTACATGTTCTGCATCGCCATTGGGTCCATACCCATTCCTGGCATCCCTGAACAGGTCAGCTTCGGTCCGCGACGAGGTGGGTGCTGCGAGAGGGGACAAGACCTACCCATCATAGGAAAGTTGCCGAACGAGTTGGCCCCCATGCCGTTCTGCATGGCCATCATCATTTGCATCTGGCTGAAatcgccgttgccgttaAAGTTCATATTGGAAAAGTTGCTTCCATTCATCCCGTTAAAGTTGGCGTTTTCGTTCGCAtccgcgtcgtcgccttcggcaCCGTTGTTTTCCATGGCGTCACCCTCCTGCTGATCGGCGTTTTGCCTTGCGGTGGCCGCGTTCTCGTCGCCAGTGATGATGACGatttcatcatcatcatcctctccCTTAGAGAGGGTAGGCTCTTTGTCGTGGTCAGGCGCACCCTGAAGGACATGTTAGCAAGTTTCGTCCGGCAAGAGCACCTCTCCGGGATACCTACGTTGCTGTTCTGAGCCGCCGC encodes:
- a CDS encoding Putative Zinc finger, RING-type; translated protein: MASSITPAQAELISSLAPDDIPIKLRCAICSKLAVNAFRLPCCEQAICETCQSSLPSSCPVCEHSPVSAEDCTPHKSLRTTIKVFLRTQEKKREEARSKDAKDSAPPTPVDAKPIVQQAAPSESAAVETPSQPAVAAKAQLENTGSQAAPAADASTNGSANADADAAAAQNSNGAPDHDKEPTLSKGEDDDDEIVIITGDENAATARQNADQQEGDAMENNGAEGDDADANENANFNGMNGSNFSNMNFNGNGDFSQMQMMMAMQNGMGANSFGNFPMMGMPGMGMDPMAMQNMYMNGGYGPQGMGMGGFGGGFGSGSNNWNGQQSWNFGQDNFNSANAAGMGSGDFGNYNSGFQSGYNQGNYGHQFNDYRRNNYGNRGRGRGRGFYGGGYGRGGYQQYGGYGDQGHMQQQQQFGPNTHGQGSDEGSRATANVDEFGRERKDDQDATSNAGVGNNDNNGEGGQGPKPVDEDGNEQGPRDASEHGKAENGLHMAQDSGDYAAYNGNGMPGGYGPSGFPNQNLGFAPAAPDVPINAPTGPKAMRQGLPNTSLHTLRARGYVIPDEGGRQTSVDGVQSPTVEQQRSRSNSSAPIKDQDKSRRRDASREREREPDVRSERDYAGRERDHSRSPSRSRDQSRERKSDRGDRGDRHRTRRRRRSESRSIDDRDDEHRRRKHKSRKHTSYNDEDEVKSRSKDDGHEERSRSASPSDSKRSSHRSRRDRDEKRRDREKDKYRDEDYDDYHRKSSHRSHRDRDRDRDREYDRDRDRDRDRDRDRKDREREKDRKRDKHRDREHRHRSSRKHSAEPPTSVEKDFNPPTGPRGSTSGLEIRGAGSKPGRSSDRQDAGRRDSQASINSKSAGGVPTKDAHALEREARDRERLLKETQRMAGLAGLAGVKRSRDDVSGGGGGGGGGGGDDGKRSRRKGRRSEAISMDDEEERMRRMEAEREGHRWG